CCAGAAAGgggtttaataaattattaaatcctttcttctttgattAGAAAATCCTTAAACCTTAGAAAATccatatcttcccaaccgctcatccgattgactccgttccacttccagtaattccgtaaaattgagatctatttaatggcactaataattagtctaaataggatctttcctttggtcttttgtttaggttttcgattgtttgcgtatagttgcggttatcggattttcgtcgatcgcgggttttcttgaagattcgtgaagcttcgtgaagaccttgagcaaggcaagtcaccctttgatcaattgcccctataattgaaaagtcattattattttgtttgcaacttgcattagtggaatcacacacttaacttgcttggcctcggtttgcgtgccagaccgacggacctacccagtagtcacactaatttccgtaggtcgtactaccctgattccttgtcgctccacccttgtggtacctcggtattcgtgctctctgagcgcgtataccaaatatcccacatacaccgttgcttgtcgaaaacttgggaaatgggtttgtgaagccttcaaaacccgacatgtggtgtcggtgtgtttgaaaataaaatgaattgtgaaaactcgcgatgcgggggttgtgcctatgtggcactgtcccgtattcgcatataaggaccgattcctgtgggaaactcatcgaacataatcaagtgcaaccacaaggtggaatgggacaccctggctaagtaactagacggttcagggaaacctcgcatgccaatagttgggaacgccggggcggggtcggacaaaccgggttcctggtaaggcaagaacgagaagcttgctcacttaccgatcaaggtggttggagtttgatttgtgcacGCCTAAAAAGGCCTATGTTTATgagaggatttgatccttctatgtggcatgaggtaaccctgggtcggctggggaaaggctttgtcgcgaacctctgacaccggccagtgtctagagtaagttcgtgtcttgtgggtaaagtgtacccctctgcagaggttaactaactgttcgaacagccgtgcccacggtcatgggcggatgtgaggtggttcccgttgcgtagatttgtttgcctgtgctttgtgaaaagttgttgtggtgtgggaatcgtaaccagaatcagcctatgtggcagatggacgacctgagtggtcagaaacgaatctgtgtgattcgggatgtctgcgggcatcatagactaggcttcccgagtggaagcggattgttgtgctgctgggcagctggactctgggagtccgagaaaatgaaaaaggctctgggagccgattaatcaagtggaatggctctgggagccgagaagtaatgatctgacccgggaggtcggtacattgctaaatgagttgttgaaaagcatctcttaaagtcgaatcgagacgcaagtctcttttcgcccaaacatagaaagaaataaatcacttagtgatttcaaaatgtcttcaaataaaagatttgcaaaacaaccttgcctctcttccaagcttgcattaaacacctaagttcccgtgacttgctgagtgcgaaagtactcacccttgctctatataaatatatacatagttcctccgccctgaagagaagataaggtgaagtgaagattagggtttcgtcctggttcccagccgtcgcctgtggtgttgggtgttagttcgttggttccgctgctgctgctgttgttggtgtttcctcgtccgtgtcgtcggttgcattctcgggttgttctgagctgcaacctaagttaaggtaaataagtcctctatctattttaaggatttgctatgattcatatttgtcaccgtgggtaccagcactatgtcctgggactggtaccgagatcgcggtttcgtaggaagcggttcgcgccgttttccctacgacacgctcctatcaggtgccgttatacggcggtatcagattggggtgtgacatgctctatataaataatctcccccccagttgctgaagaagatgaagcggatcccgctgatgaggagttcttccaggagcaagccggcttcgatgagttttagggtttcggcctagttcccaagtcgcgcctgtgatgtttggtccaagtcatggcttccgtttcccttttgtaatgcagttgtgagctcgggatctgtccgcagcccaacatgactgtacttctactctataataaagagacctctgttgctgtgatattctgtctccctgtgataccagcactgtttcctgggactggtatcgattaacaggttaatttggagcgtcacgggctagttccggtcggtactagttcggggcgtgacaagagatctttactcccggttagtattaccaaccgggactaaagtggtaatctttagtcccggttggtagtataaaccgggactaaaaatcctcGACCCCAtgacatacatctgacaggggatgaaccgggactaaaaatcatctttagtcccggttggtaaagatcAAAaattttttaaccgggactaaaaatcgtttttagtcccggtttttagtggaaccgggactattgtgagatttggtcgaccgaccaaagatggtttctccaccagtggtttCTTGAGGCGTTCGAGCTGCTCCGCGCCCACAGTGAACGTCCGGCGGGAGTACCACTTGCTTTCTTCTCCActcgatggcggcgccgccgacggcgataCCTGCTTTGTCATGTCGACGTATTCTTATCAAGGCAACATCCAAAaacgatatttttttttcacttttaaaccttttttattttaaaaataaattcatcaaaaatttattttaaagttAAACATTTTGTCCATATCAACCTACCTGGCATGGCAAGACAACACTGACATATCATCTACAACGAGCGTGATAGTTTTATCCTAACATGTCAATGTAAGACAATGTCTTCACGCTATTTAGACCAGTGTGTCAGTATTATTTTGCTACGTTAGTCCGGCTGGCATGGTCAATAAGTTCCAAATCTTGTAAATAAGTTTTGAATgggtttatttttgaaattagaaaataaaaaggattaAAAAAATCTCTAGAAAACGGTAGCACCCCATTCGCATATCTTATTGGGATGCAATAATTGGTATTAGTAGACTTTAACAACTTTATTGGTTCGCTTATACTTTGTTATGCTTATCCTTATAACTTACTAGCAAATAGCAACCAAAGAATAATAAAACAATTTATTAGTAAAACTATTTAAGTATCTTGAGTGATTgaaaaacaaatctaaaattaaattttagctaataagtATAAGCAGCGAAACAATAGATTGTTAACAACTGATATTGCCATTTAAACATTCCAAAATCTTCGGACTAATGTGCAATGATCGTTCAGATTAGGCTCCTTTGAAGGCAAAGAATTTTTTTAACGAATTTGAAATAATTGAaatcccatttttttttctttggagccTTTTGATGGTAAGAAATGGATTCCAAAATTCCTACttcctttatttatttttttttggaaaactgAAAACATTTGATAAAAGATCATGTTTTCCAATTCCCTTAAGCCCAAGGCAAATGCCTATTTACAATCCCCTTAAGCCCAAGGCAAATGCCTATTTATCTATTATAGCCAAACGTTTTCTTCACAATTAATTCTTGTGATTTTCTTATGGAGTAGCCAAACACCTATACCTCTTTTAAATTTATGTGTTTTTATTTCCTGTAGAATTGGAATAGCCATGCCACTCTTTCtatatttttcattttcctGTATATTTCCAATCGATCTTCTGTTACCCACAACAATTCCTTTAAACGCATGTAAACcctgtcttcctcctcccctctgaAACTGCTAAGTGGTGATCAGCCACACAGGGAAGGGCATGGGCGATCAGTTTCCGGACACacgaaatattttttctttaaagtttatatatatacgtataaactttgtacatatatatatatatgcgtataCATACATGCACGTATATAGGAGGACGTGGGGAAGGGTGTGTGGAGGGGACGACTCCACGGGTACACCCACGCACGGTTAGATGTTCATCAtcatccccctcctctctcctcatCTTATCACAACCCAACCCGTTATCTGTATGTCGTCTAAAGAGTTGGGATGTCGCcggtacccaaaaaaaaaaacaaaaaaaagctcACCAAGATTAGAAATAAAGAAGTCCATTTACAAATCTTGGCATGAATCCGACGATCTAAAATCTACGAGATTTCATCCTCAAATTTCTCGCATGTTATTTAGCAAATCCGTAAAATGATTTCCCGACATACCACAGGCAAGTTCGGCGTGTACTTCCTTAAGACGCTCCTGGCCAACGCCTCTCCATCCGGCAACTTGATAACCGAGCGGTCGAAGCACGGCGTCGCGGCCGGCGTCTCGCCGCGGCACGACGCCGCCCACGCCTCCACGAACATCTAGAAGGACTTCCCGTCGGCGACGCCGTGGTGCACCGTCACGCCGACCGCCACCCCTCCCACCAGACGCGTGGACTGCACGGCCATCACCGACGTCGGCAGCTCGCCCATGTCGAGCTCCGGGGCGAGCTGCTCCAGCAACCGCAGGTCGTCGTcgggcgcgtcgccgccgccgcccgcgacgcTGCGGACGTCGGCGTCGCACTCCGCCTCCACGAACCTCACCGCGTCCGAGGCCGAGCAGACGATGGCGACGTCGCCGGTGTCCTCGAGGTGGACGAGCCTGCCGGCGAGCGGGGCGAAGGTCGCCAGCGTCGCGCCGAGGGAGGACCGGAGCGAGTCGACGATGCCGTCGAACGGCGGCCAGCTGCTGCCGGCGCTCTCGTAGAATAGGACGTGTTGCAGGAGCGGGATGCGTAGCCACAGCGCCTCCGTCGCGGTGAGCTTCATCGGCTCCGTCGGCAGCGCAGCCTTCGCCGGTACAGCGACATGGCTGACTCCCACGACACGCACAGTCACAGCAGCCGACATCCGTCCTCTCCCCTGCTGTACTAGCACAATGGACAATGGTGGTGAGTGAGCAGGGCTGTATCAGCTGCCGCGAGAGCGATTaatcaaaatataagagatattAGGAACATATAGTACTGCTAATCTCTGCGTAGAAAATCTGTTTAGATTTATACTATTAAGATTtttatgtttagatttataatGCTGGAACGTGTCTTTTTCAACCAAAAGAAATTTATATTTATTGTTCAACCaggttttttatatatattttaagaagtaGTAACACTC
This window of the Oryza sativa Japonica Group chromosome 4, ASM3414082v1 genome carries:
- the LOC136356243 gene encoding phenolic glucoside malonyltransferase 1-like — encoded protein: MSAAVTVRVVGVSHVAVPAKAALPTEPMKLTATEALWLRIPLLQHVLFYESAGSSWPPFDGIVDSLRSSLGATLATFAPLAGRLVHLEDTGDVAIVCSASDAVRFVEAECDADVRSVAGGGGDAPDDDLRLLEQLAPELDMGELPTSVMAVQSTRLVGGVAVGVTVHHGVADGKSF